A DNA window from Daucus carota subsp. sativus chromosome 3, DH1 v3.0, whole genome shotgun sequence contains the following coding sequences:
- the LOC108211695 gene encoding protein SLENDER RICE1-LIKE 1, with protein sequence MASFESSMSFKSNCSSSLPPLLAAANYTTIPSPLSELTQLHNENTLLNNPSELSSWVDSLLTEFNQPTSINNITAWNDYNTTSYCNIRQIIEEDSSIRLVHVLMSCADSVQRGTLSVASALLEELQVLLSRVNSEFGFGKVAAYFIDALSRRVFKPLERSLGSAFENEVLYHHFYEACPYLKFAHFTSNQAILEAFDGQACVHVIDFNLMQGLQWPALIQALALRPNGPPTLRITGIGPVSLDGHDPLRETGLRLAQLARSVNVRFAFRGVAASNIDDVKLWMLQVDPKEAVAVNCIMQLHKLLDDPSRIDSVLKLIHSLDPKIVTLVEQDTNHNQPDFSDKFREALDYYSTMFDSLEACKGPQKWLAEIYIQREICSVVCCAEMHEPLAQWRERMSRNGFTSVCLGANAYKQANMLLTVFSAQGGYRVDESEGCLKLGWHNRPLIAASAWRPNPRL encoded by the coding sequence ATGGCATCCTTCGAGTCCTCCATGTCTTTTAAAAGCAATTGCAGCAGCTCCTTGCCACCTCTCCTCGCCGCCGCCAACTACACCACCATACCCTCGCCGCTCAGTGAGCTCACTCAGCTACACAACGAGAACACTCTTCTCAACAATCCCTCCGAGCTATCCTCCTGGGTCGACTCATTACTCACCGAGTTCAACCAGCCCACTTCGATAAATAACATCACGGCGTGGAACGATTACAATACGACATCCTATTGTAATATTCGGCAAATAATTGAAGAAGATTCCAGCATTCGGCTGGTCCATGTTTTGATGTCATGTGCCGACTCAGTCCAACGTGGGACCCTCTCAGTGGCTAGCGCGCTTCTCGAGGAGTTACAGGTTTTGTTGTCACGTGTTAATAGTGAGTTCGGGTTCGGTAAAGTGGCGGCCTACTTCATCGACGCGCTGAGCCGCCGAGTCTTCAAGCCGCTCGAACGAAGCCTCGGCTCGGCGTTCGAAAACGAGGTTTTGTACCACCATTTTTACGAAGCGTGCCCATATCTAAAATTCGCTCACTTCACTTCGAATCAAGCCATTTTGGAAGCTTTTGATGGTCAGGCTTGTGTCCACGTCATAGATTTTAATTTGATGCAAGGCCTGCAATGGCCTGCTTTGATCCAAGCTCTAGCTCTGAGGCCCAACGGGCCTCCTACGCTTCGAATAACCGGTATCGGCCCGGTTTCACTTGACGGTCATGATCCGCTCCGTGAAACCGGGCTCAGGTTAGCCCAACTGGCTCGGTCCGTAAATGTTCGATTCGCATTTCGTGGAGTAGCAGCCTCGAATATCGATGATGTCAAGTTATGGATGTTACAAGTTGATCCGAAAGAGGCTGTGGCAGTGAATTGTATAATGCAACTTCACAAGTTACTTGACGATCCGAGCCGAATCGACAGTGTGCTTAAATTGATTCATAGTTTGGACCCGAAAATTGTGACTCTAGTAGAGCAAGACACGAACCACAACCAACCTGATTTTTCGGACAAGTTCAGGGAAGCATTGGACTATTACTCGACGATGTTCGACTCGTTGGAGGCCTGCAAGGGGCCTCAGAAATGGTTGGCTGAAATTTACATCCAGAGGGAAATATGTAGTGTGGTCTGTTGTGCCGAGATGCATGAACCATTAGCTCAGTGGAGAGAAAGGATGAGTAGGAATGGGTTCACATCGGTCTGCCTAGGTGCCAATGCATATAAGCAAGCAAACATGTTGTTAACGGTTTTTTCGGCCCAGGGTGGTTACAGGGTGGATGAGAGTGAAGGGTGTCTGAAATTAGGCTGGCATAACCGTCCTCTCATTGCGGCCTCGGCTTGGCGCCCGAATCCTCGTCTGTAG
- the LOC108203638 gene encoding LOW QUALITY PROTEIN: pentatricopeptide repeat-containing protein At5g55740, chloroplastic (The sequence of the model RefSeq protein was modified relative to this genomic sequence to represent the inferred CDS: substituted 6 bases at 6 genomic stop codons) produces MASLYIPPTQYIHNHHPLNSKLSIKVSLNHLLKVQKYKPHNKHVSPQCKAGQIQEALECLSNVGPNNFANKPKIYGDILQECVYGRDFLLGQQIHASIIKKGESLAKNDYVETKLVIFYAKCDALEAANVLFKGVIERNVFSWAAIIGLYCRLGYCNEALLGFCAMLEDGVLGDNFVLPNVLKACGAVMLIGFGKGVHGYVVKLGFQDCVFAASSLVDMYGKCGYIGEARKVFDGMFERNVVAWNSMISSCVQNGLNEEAIGIFYDMRMEGLEPTRVTMVGFLSASASICAVEEGKQAHAMALLSGMDLDDILGTSIINFYSKVGLIEDAELVFRRMLKKDVVTWNLLISCYVQHSQAERGIQLCRQMRLENFNYDSVTLVSILSALAELKSLKLGREAHCYCIKNDLVCDVAVMSSTVDMYANCERINVARKVFDYTEKRDLALWNTILAAYAEIGMSGETLSLFYQMQLEGLPPNVISWNLVILSLLRNERVNEAMDIFREMQSVGIVPNLITYTTIITALVRNGSSNEAITLFCKMMEEGIQPDILSISCILSACKLTASLRCGKAVHSYIFRHNVFLTVQLATSLVDMYAECGNLHQAKMVFDMVVPKQLPLYNAMISGYALHGFAKEALVLFKHMLEEGIEPDSITFTRVLSACSHAGLMKEGLEIFADMVSEYHVKPSKEHYGCVVDLLSRCGNLHDASQFMXRMPFEPDAPIXASLLAACRDYIEIELGXKIAEXLTNLEPSHSRSSFKCRYWNVXXDVRMRAFIKEKGLIKAPGCSWTQIREDLYVFFPGDRFTQKQKKLMHHGLVGFKSIENAHAGL; encoded by the coding sequence ATGGCTTCTCTCTATATTCCCCCAACTCAATATATCCATAATCATCATCCTTTAAACTCCAAATTGTCTATCAAAGTTTCACTAAACCATCTACTTAAAGTCCAAAAATACAAGCCTCACAATAAGCACGTCTCTCCTCAGTGCAAAGCTGGTCAAATTCAAGAAGCTTTAGAGTGTCTCTCCAATGTGGGCCCCaataattttgcaaataaaCCCAAAATCTATGGAGACATTCTTCAAGAATGTGTGTACGGACGAGACTTCCTGTTGGGTCAGCAAATACATGCCAGTATTATAAAAAAGGGTGAGTCTTTAGCTAAAAATGATTATGTAGAGACCAAGTTGGTGATTTTTTATGCTAAGTGTGATGCTTTAGAGGCTGCTAATGTGTTATTTAAAGGTGTTATAGAACGTAATGTGTTTTCTTGGGCTGCAATTATTGGTCTTTATTGTAGATTGGGCTATTGTAATGAAGCTTTGTTGGGTTTCTGTGCAATGTTAGAAGATGGTGTTTTGGGTGATAATTTTGTTTTGCCTAATGTTCTTAAGGCTTGTGGTGCTGTAATGCTGATTGGATTTGGGAAAGGGGTTCATGGGTATGTGGTGAAATTGGGTTTCCAAGATTGTGTTTTTGCGGCTAGTAGTCTTGTTGATATGTATGGGAAATGTGGCTATATTGGTGAAGCAAGGAAGGTGTTTGATGGTATGTTTGAGAGGAATGTAGTTGCGTGGAATTCAATGATTTCGAGCTGTGTTCAAAATGGCTTGAATGAGGAAGCAATTGGGATTTTTTATGATATGAGAATGGAGGGATTGGAACCAACTCGTGTTACGATGGTGGGGTTTCTTTCTGCTTCAGCGAGCATTTGTGCTGTTGAGGAGGGTAAACAAGCTCATGCTATGGCATTGTTAAGTGGGATGGATTTAGATGATATTTTGGGTACTtcgataattaatttttattccaagGTTGGTTTGATCGAAGATGCTGAGCTAGTTTTTAGGAGGATGCTCAAGAAAGATGTTGTTACTTGGAATCTGCTGATATCTTGTTATGTGCAGCACAGCCAAGCTGAGAGAGGGATCCAATTGTGCCGACAAATGAGGTTAGAAAACTTTAATTATGATTCTGTTACACTGGTCTCTATATTATCGGCCTTAGCTGAATTGAAAAGTCTAAAACTTGGCAGAGAAGCACATTGTTATTGTATTAAAAATGACCTTGTATGTGATGTGGCTGTTATGAGTAGCACTGTAGATATGTATGCTAATTGTGAGAGAATCAATGTTGCGAGGAAAGTTTTTGACTACACCGAGAAAAGAGACCTTGCATTGTGGAATACAATTTTGGCTGCTTATGCAGAAATTGGAATGAGTGGCGAGACCTTGAGTTTGTTTTATCAGATGCAGTTGGAGGGGCTTCCACCAAATGTGATATCATGGAATTTAGTAATACTAAGTTTATTGAGAAATGAACGTGTCAATGAGGCAATGGATATCTTTAGAGAAATGCAATCCGTTGGAATTGTGCCTAACCTAATAACTTATACTACAATTATCACTGCTCTGGTTAGGAATGGATCAAGCAATGAGGCAATCACGCTATTTTGTAAAATGATGGAAGAAGGAATACAGCCAGACATTTTAAGCATTAGCTGTATACTATCAGCTTGTAAGCTTACTGCATCATTACGGTGTGGAAAGGCTGTTCACAGTTATATTTTTAGACATAATGTTTTCTTAACAGTTCAGCTTGCAACATCTCTTGTCGATATGTATGCTGAATGCGGGAATTTACACCAAGCAAAAATGGTGTTTGATATGGTTGTACCCAAGCAACTGCCCTTGTATAATGCAATGATATCTGGTTATGCATTGCATGGATTTGCTAAAGAAGCACTTGTACTTTTTAAACATATGCTGGAGGAGGGTATTGAACCAGACAGCATAACATTTACCCGTGTCTTATCAGCATGCAGCCATGCTGGGCTAATGAAGGAAGGTCTGGAGATTTTTGCAGATATGGTCTCAGAGTACCATGTAAAGCCAAGTAAGGAGCATTATGGTTGTGTTGTTGATCTTCTTTCTAGGTGTGGAAATTTGCATGATGCATCTCAGTTTATGTAAAGAATGCCATTTGAGCCTGATGCACCTATATAGGCCTCCCTGCTTGCTGCTTGTAGAGACTATATTGAAATTGAACTTGGGTAAAAAATAGCAGAGTAATTAACAAACCTGGAACCAAGTCACTCAAGAAGCTCTTTCAAATGCCGCTACTGGAATGTGTGATAAGATGTCAGAATGAGGGCTTTTATAAAAGAGAAGGGCCTGATAAAGGCTCCTGGGTGCAGTTGGACTCAGATCCGAGAAGATCTTTATGTGTTTTTTCCTGGTGACAGATTCACTCAAAAACAGAAGAAATTAATGCATCATGGCCTCGTTGGCTTTAAATCGATTGAAAATGCACATGCTGGATTATGA